CTTCCTGTGCCTGGGCCATGTCGGTGCCGATCATGCCGGCGAGCTCGGCGGCTACTGCCTGGTCGCGGAACAGCATCGACAGCTCGAAGTTCAGCCGGAAGCTGCGGCTGTCGAAATTGGCGCTACCGACGATGCAGACATCGTCGTCGGCGATCAGCGCCTTGGTGTGCAACATGCGCGGGCCGTACTCGTAGATACGCACGCCGGCCTCCAGCAGTTCATCGAAATACGAGCGCGCGGCATAGGTGACCAGGCGCGAATCGCTGACGCGCGGGATCAGCAGGCGCACGTCCAGCCCGCCCAGCGCCGCAGAGGTGAGCGCCATGCGCGCGGCCTCGCCCGGCACGAAGTACGGCGTGACCAGCCAGACCCGATGCCTGGCTTCGTGGATGGCGGCCACCATCAGCCGGTGGATCGCTTCCCAGGACGAATCGGGGCCGGACACCAGCACCTGCGCATCGATGCTGCCCTGCTTGCGGGTGGGCACATCCTCCGGCCACAGTTGTTGGCCATGGAAGGCGCCCTGGGCCTGGCGGGTGGCGTAGAGCCAGTCCTCCAGGAACACCAGCTGCAGGCTGCGCACCACGTGGCCCTGCAGACGCACATGCAGGTCGCGAAACGCGTCGGGGCGAACCTGTTCGTTCTCTTCGTCGGTGACATTGATGCCGCCGGTGAACGCGATGCGGCCGTCGATGACGATCAACTTGCGGTGCGTACGCAGGTTCAACCACGGCCGCTTGAACGGCTTGAGCAGCTGGGTGGGATGGAACCAGGCGGTCTCCACGCCGGCCGCACGCAGCGTGCGCAGGGTGCGCCGGGTCATCGCCGAGGAACCGACTGCATCCATCAACAGCCGCACCTTGACCCCCGCCCGCGCGCGTTCCATCAAGGCCTCGCAGATCGGCATGCCGCTGCGGTCGGGCTGGAAAATGTAGTACTCCAGGTGGATGTGGTCGCGCGCCTGTGTGATCGCCTCGATGATCGCCGCATAGGTGGACGCGCCATCCACCAGCCACAAGGCTTCTGTCGCGCTGCTTGGGGCCAGGCCGGTGGTGGATTGGGCGATCTTG
The nucleotide sequence above comes from Xanthomonas campestris pv. campestris str. ATCC 33913. Encoded proteins:
- the cls gene encoding cardiolipin synthase translates to MLALAQGAWDWLADIPHLKALLFAAYVLYLLWIVSWIILQKREPVATLSWVLSLAALPYLGLLIYYWLGPQKVKRQRLRRGRSRSGMESYSSVCPPDADCTELAKIAQSTTGLAPSSATEALWLVDGASTYAAIIEAITQARDHIHLEYYIFQPDRSGMPICEALMERARAGVKVRLLMDAVGSSAMTRRTLRTLRAAGVETAWFHPTQLLKPFKRPWLNLRTHRKLIVIDGRIAFTGGINVTDEENEQVRPDAFRDLHVRLQGHVVRSLQLVFLEDWLYATRQAQGAFHGQQLWPEDVPTRKQGSIDAQVLVSGPDSSWEAIHRLMVAAIHEARHRVWLVTPYFVPGEAARMALTSAALGGLDVRLLIPRVSDSRLVTYAARSYFDELLEAGVRIYEYGPRMLHTKALIADDDVCIVGSANFDSRSFRLNFELSMLFRDQAVAAELAGMIGTDMAQAQEVRFNLRRPFWRSRLPEAFARLLSPLL